A genomic window from Vitis riparia cultivar Riparia Gloire de Montpellier isolate 1030 chromosome 18, EGFV_Vit.rip_1.0, whole genome shotgun sequence includes:
- the LOC117906738 gene encoding phospho-2-dehydro-3-deoxyheptonate aldolase 1, chloroplastic: protein MALAGTSIIPTNSNSFLQTQALPSSASKSHQPYLLTNPTKSASIRPISAVHSADPSKNPVVSDKSPKAPAAAASSAATTASTTKVSGAVPGKWSIESWKSKKALQLPEYPDPEDLESVLRTLEAFPPIVFAGEARSLEERLAEAAMGNAFLLQGGDCAESFKEFNANNIRDTFRILLQMGAVLMFGGQVPVIKVGRMAGQFAKPRSESFEEKNGVKLPSYRGDNVNGDAFDVKSRTPDPQRMIRAYCQAAATLNLLRAFATGGYASMQRVTQWNLDFTEHSEQGDRYRELAHRVDEALGFMAAAGLTVDHPIMTTTEFWTSHECLLLPFEQSLTREDSTSGLYYDCSAHMLWVGERTRQLDGAHVEFLRGVANPLGIKVSDKMNPNELVKLIEILNPQNKAGRITVITRMGAENMRVKLPHLIRAIRRAGQIVTWVSDPMHGNTIKAPCGLKTRPFDAIRAEVRAFFDVHEQEGSHPGGVHLEMTGQNVTECIGGSRTVTFDDLSSRYHTHCDPRLNASQSLELAFIIAERLRKRRIGSQLSLNTMGL from the exons atggCTCTCGCGGGCACTTCCATTATTCCCACCAATTCCAACTCCTTCCTTCAAACCCAAGCTCTTCCATCTTCTGCCTCCAAATCCCACCAACCCTATCTTCTCACCAACCCCACCAAATCCGCATCTATCCGACCCATCTCTGCCGTTCATTCCGCTGATCCCTCCAAGAATCCCGTCGTCTCCGATAAGTCCCCGAAGGCCCCCGCCGCCGCTGCCTCCTCTGCAGCCACCACTGCCTCTACCACTAAAGTCTCTGGTGCTGTTCCTGGAAAATGGAGCATCGAAAGCTGGAAATCCAAGAAGGCTTTGCAGCTCCCAGAATATCCGGATCCGGAGGATCTGGAGTCGGTTCTTCGTACCCTGGAAGCGTTCCCTCCCATTGTGTTCGCCGGAGAAGCCAGGAGCTTGGAGGAACGCCTTGCGGAAGCCGCCATGGGAAATGCTTTTCTCTTGCAGGGTGGTGATTGTGCCGAGAGTTTTAAGGAGTTCAATGCCAACAACATTCGTGACACCTTCAGAATTCTTCTTCAAATGGGTGCTGTTTTGATGTTCGGAGGGCAAGTGCCCGTAATCAAG GTCGGAAGAATGGCGGGTCAGTTTGCGAAGCCGAGGTCAGAATCGTTCGAGGAGAAGAATGGCGTGAAGCTGCCGAGTTACAGAGGTGATAATGTGAATGGAGATGCGTTCGATGTTAAATCGAGGACTCCGGACCCTCAGAGGATGATCAGAGCTTATTGCCAAGCTGCAGCTACCCTCAATCTCTTGAGGGCTTTCGCCACCGGAGGGTATGCTTCTATGCAGAGGGTGACCCAGTGGAATTTGGATTTCACAGAGCACAGTGAGCAGGGAGATAG GTATCGGGAACTAGCACACCGTGTTGATGAAGCCCTTGGTTTCATGGCTGCTGCTGGGCTCACAGTTGACCATCCTATTATGACAACAACTGAGTTCTGGACATCCCATGAGTGCTTGCTCTTGCCTTTCGAGCAGTCGCTTACTAGGGAGGATTCAACTTCTGGTCTTTACTATGACTGCTCTGCACACATGCTTTGGGTTGGAGAACGCACCCGGCAGCTGGATGGTGCCCATGTTGAGTTCTTAAGAGGAGTTGCTAATCCCCTGGGCATTAAG GTGAGCGATAAGATGAACCCAAATGAGTTGGTTAAGCTGATTGAGATTTTGAATCCTCAGAACAAAGCGGGTAGGATAACGGTAATCACAAGAATGGGAGCTGAGAACATGAGAGTGAAGCTTCCACACCTAATTCGGGCAATTCGCAGGGCAGGGCAAATTGTCACATGGGTCAGTGATCCTATGCATGGAAACACCATCAAGGCTCCCTGTGGTCTCAAAACTCGCCCCTTCGATGCCATCAGG GCCGAAGTAAGAGCATTCTTTGACGTGCATGAGCAAGAAGGAAGCCACCCGGGAGGAGTTCATCTAGAGATGACAGGCCAAAATGTGACAGAGTGTATTGGGGGGTCACGAACTGTGACATTTGATGATTTGAGCTCACGCTACCACACCCATTGTGACCCTAGGCTCAATGCTTCTCAGTCTCTTGAGCTCGCTTTCATTATTGCAGAGCGCCTTAGGAAGAGAAGGATTGGATCCCAGCTGTCTCTGAACACCATGGGGCTGTAA
- the LOC117906623 gene encoding LOW QUALITY PROTEIN: F-box protein At1g78280 (The sequence of the model RefSeq protein was modified relative to this genomic sequence to represent the inferred CDS: deleted 2 bases in 1 codon), with translation MTEISETHTRGLKDRRADALGDLRLLPDEIILAILASLGARDVSRLACVSSVMYILCNEEPLWMSLCLNNVKDHLQYKGSWKKTALLQEHMPNGYIEPCEKPLHFDGFNSLFLYRRLYRCHTTLDGFTFDNGKAERKKDLSLEEFCHEYDGKKPVLLAGLADTWPARSTWTTDQLLLNYGDTAFKISQRSSRKITMKFKDYVSYMKVQHDEDPLYIFDDKFGEVAPGLLKDYSVSHLFQEDFFDVLDRDQRPPFRWLIIGPERSGASWHVDPALTSAWNTLLCGRKRWALYPPGRVPTGVTVHVNEEDGDVNIETPTSLQWWLDFYPLLADEDKPIECTQLPGETIYVPSGWWHCVLNLETTIAVTQNFVNSKNFEFVCLDMAPGYHHKGVCRAGMLALDKGSFENGKIDAFCDKDGLNYTDLTRKEKRVRTYQPGLDPDNQSARNGACNSYDLWNQDFYYDINFLSMFLNQEKDHYSSLWSSSNCIGQREMREWLCKLWVGKPGMRELIWKGACLALNAGKWLERTAQICAFHGLPPPTDDERLPVGTGSNPVYLISDSVVKLFVEGGLEASIHSLGAELEFYSLLCKVNSPLKDHIPDVLASGILFLDNGSYTIVPWDGKGVPDVIAKCNLVPAKCVEDGFSFGVWSKKDFEYKKAGASTYESISSAECAGIWPYIITKRCKGKIFARLRDTLPRDDVLNLASFLGKQLHNLHILPHPSLNDSIHLSLDNGFMDEISDKIGIPAEWETFIRTLARKRNDVSSRLTKWGDPIPSSLMEKVDEYLPNDFAKLLNIFQDEDGQDKVNPCCWIHSDIMDDNIHMEPCRISSCLTTPATDSCLTGNGSADGCTEEVSWRPGHILDFSDLSIGDPIWDLIPIHLDVFRGDPCLLKQFLESYKLPLVRRTSQNGLEHDDKFRRLSYHAMCYCILHEENVLGAIFSLWKELKVAKSWEEVEETVWGELNNYDGFC, from the exons ATGACGGAAATTTCTGAAACCCACACACGAGGGCTCAAAGATCGCAGAGCGGACGCTCTCGGAGACCTACGTCTCCTTCCCGATGAAATCATACTTGCTATTTTGGCAAGTCTCGGCGCCCGAGATGTTTCACGACTCGCTTGTGTTAGCAG TGTGATGTACATATTGTGCAATGAAGAGCCTCTATGGATGAGTCTATGCCTTAATAATGTAAAGGATCACCTTCAATACAAAGGCTCCTGGAAGAAAACGGCACTGCTTCA GGAGCATATGCCAAATGGATATATAGAACCTTGCGAAAAGCCTTTGCATTTTGATG GATTCAACTCTTTATTCCTGTACAGAAGATTATATCGGTGCCACACCACATTGGATGGGTTCACTTTTGATAATGGGAAagcagaaagaaagaaagatctCTCTTTAGAAGAGTTCTGTCATGAGTATGATGGGAAAAAACCG GTTTTGCTTGCTGGATTAGCTGATACTTGGCCAGCAAGAAGTACCTGGACAACTGATCAGCTATTGCTGAATTATGGAGATACAGCATTTAAGATTTCCCAAAGGAGTTCACGGAAGATCACAATGAAATTCAAAGATTATGTCTCATACATGAAAGTTCAGCATGATGAGGATCCCCTGTATATTTTTGATGACAAG TTTGGTGAAGTTGCACCAGGCTTGTTGAAAGATTACAGTGTGTCTCATCTATTTCAAGAAGACTTTTTTGATGTCTTAGATAGAGATCAGAGACCACCTTTTAGATGGCTCATTATTGGGCCAGAAAGGTCTGGTGCTTCTTGGCATGTTGATCCAGCTCTTACCAGTGCTTGGAATACTCTTCTTTGTGGGCGTAAGAG GTGGGCATTGTATCCTCCAGGAAGAGTGCCTACGGGTGTTACGGTACATGTAAATGAAGAAGATGGTGATGTCAATATTGAGACTCCAACATCATTGCAG TGGTGGCTGGACTTTTATCCACTTCTTGCTGATGAAGACAAGCCAATCGAGTGTACCCAATTACCTGGAGAAACAATATATGTTCCAAGTGGATGGTGGCACTGTGTGTTAAATTTGGAAACCACTATTGCTGTCACACAGAATTTTGTAAATTCCAAAAACTTTGAATTTGTATGCCTTGATATGGCTCCAGGTTATCATCATAAAGGAGTTTGCCGTGCTGGAATGCTTGCTTTGGACAAAGGCAGTTTTGAGAATGGCAAAATAGATGCATTCTGTGATAAAGATGGCTTGAACTATACAGATCTGACTAGGAAGGAGAAGAGAGTTAGAACTTACCAACCCGGGTTGGATCCAGATAACCAAAGTGCAAGAAATGGTGCCTGTAATAGTTATGATTTGTGGAATCAAGATTTttattatgatataaatttcTTGTCCATGTTTTTGAATCAAGAGAAAGACCACTACAGTTCTCTGTGGAGCTCAAGCAATTGCATAGGACAACGAGAAATGAGAGAATGGTTATGCAAGCTTTGGGTTGGAAAACCAGGAATGAGAGAGCTTATATGGAAG GGAGCATGTCTTGCCCTAAATGCAGGCAAGTGGTTAGAGCGCACAGCACAAATTTGCGCCTTCCATGGTTTGCCTCCTCCCACAGATGATGAGAGGCTTCCTGTTGGCACTGGAAGCAATCCT GTTTATCTCATTTCTGACTCTGTAGTTAAGCTCTTTGTTGAAGGAGGGCTAGAGGCATCAATTCACAGTTTAGGTGCTGAG CTTGAATTTTACAGTCTACTATGTAAAGTCAACTCCCCTTTGAAAGATCATATTCCTGATGTCTTGGCTAGCGGGATTCTCTTTCTTGATAATGGATCTTATACAATTGTGCCTTGGGATGGTAAAGGAGTGCCTGATGTGATTGCTAAGTGCAATTTGGTTCCTGCAAAGTGTGTGGAGGATGGTTTCTCTTTTGGTGTATGGAGCAAGAAagattttgaatataaaaaagcAGGAGCATCAACATATGAATCTATTAGTTCAGCTGAATGCGCAGGGATATGGCCTTATATCATAACAAAACGATGCAAAGGAAAGATTTTTGCTCGTTT AAGAGATACACTTCCAAGGGATGATGTTCTAAACTTAGCTTCTTTTTTGGGAAAGCAGCTGCATAATCTTCATATCTTGCCCCATCCATCTTTGAACGATTCAATACACTTGTCCCTTGATAATGGTTTTATGGATGAAATTTCTGATAAAATTGGCATTCCAGCTGAATGGGAGACTTTCATTAGAACTCTAGCCAGGAAGAGAAATGATGTCTCCAGCCGCTTAACTAAATG GGGAGATCCAATTCCTAGCAGCCTGATGGAAAAAGTTGACGAATACCTCCCAAATGATTTTGCAAAGTTGCTCAATATATTCCAG gATGAAGATGGCCAAGACAAAGTTAAT CCCTGCTGCTGGATACACTCAGATATCATGGATGACAATATTCACATGGAACCATGTAGGATTAGTTCTTGCTTGACCACACCTGCCACAGATTCTTGTCTGACAGGCAATGGTTCTGCAGATGGCTGCACAGAGGAAGTATCATGGCGTCCTGGCCACATTCTTGATTTCAGTGATCTGTCTATAG GTGACCCTATTTGGGACTTGATCCCCATACACCTTGATGTCTTTAGAGGAGACCCTTGTCTGCTTAAGCAGTTTCTAGAAAGCTATAAACTTCCTTTAGTGAGAAGAACATCGCAGAATGGATTAGAGCATGATGATAAGTTCAGGCGACTATCGTACCATGCCAT GTGCTACTGTATTTTGCATGAAGAGAATGTGTTGGGGGCAATTTTTAGTTTATGGAAGGAGCTGAAGGTGGCAAAATCATGGGAAGAAGTTGAGGAGACAGTATGGGGAGAGCTGAATAATTACGATGGCTTCTGCTGA